A region of Hydrogenimonas cancrithermarum DNA encodes the following proteins:
- a CDS encoding response regulator: protein MELDHPLESCTLLYVENDKEARRFFIPFLAPRVKTLWVAHNAKAALDLYERHRPDIVLTDLKMPKMDGVELAKIIRREARETPIVLMAAFSEQHHLFAAIEARIDAFVPKPVKVNELLRTLEDIAKKIVYDRVQSQVQAKMAQHYLAIEEEALLIYIDKDGRIKQVNESMALRLNYPLDILIGEPFESLVFKDDHFNRYYPLFEAIRNGDSWHGELHLVTQLDHELIFKATLVPIYEINSTSFQLMLLLEDITELVNYRKILKNELDETQNTLQEKIHFLEQYQNAINEGTAICRFLEDGTILKTDSRFDEIFGYEKRELVRRSFYQLCPNIEKKLRLKIKETVQKRTVLRSRIRCQDKENIIHVADSVFIPIYKVNGKIEEIISIHNDITDIIKLNEEIKNTQKELLYILGEVAESRSQETGYHVKRVAEYSRILGRLAGLSDEEVDLLGIVAPMHDVGKIAIPDAILLKPGKLDAEERAIMQTHASIGGELFGHSERPFMKAARIVALEHHENYDGSGYPMGKKGREIHIFGRIVAIADVFDALSMDRVYKKGWPIEEIVAFLKEERGRKFDPHLIDLFLKHLELFLAVRDKQKDIF from the coding sequence GTGGAGCTTGACCATCCGCTGGAATCCTGCACGCTGCTATATGTCGAGAACGATAAGGAAGCACGCAGGTTTTTCATACCTTTTTTGGCTCCACGTGTCAAAACACTTTGGGTGGCACACAATGCGAAAGCGGCGCTCGATCTTTATGAAAGACATCGTCCCGATATCGTTTTGACCGATTTGAAGATGCCGAAAATGGACGGTGTCGAACTCGCGAAAATCATACGGCGGGAGGCGCGTGAGACTCCCATCGTTTTGATGGCCGCTTTCAGCGAACAACACCACCTGTTCGCCGCCATCGAAGCGAGAATCGATGCCTTTGTTCCCAAACCGGTCAAAGTGAACGAACTGCTCCGTACGCTCGAGGATATTGCAAAAAAAATCGTTTATGACCGGGTACAGTCGCAGGTACAGGCCAAAATGGCGCAGCACTATCTGGCGATCGAAGAGGAGGCGCTGCTTATCTATATCGATAAAGATGGCCGGATCAAACAGGTGAATGAATCGATGGCGCTTCGGCTCAACTATCCGCTCGATATTCTGATCGGGGAACCTTTCGAAAGTCTTGTTTTCAAAGATGACCACTTCAACCGATATTATCCGCTCTTCGAGGCAATCAGGAATGGGGATAGCTGGCACGGTGAGCTACATCTTGTCACGCAGCTCGATCATGAGTTGATTTTCAAGGCCACCTTGGTGCCGATCTACGAGATCAACAGTACCTCTTTTCAACTCATGCTTCTGCTCGAAGATATTACGGAGCTCGTCAATTACAGAAAAATCCTGAAAAACGAATTGGACGAAACGCAAAATACACTGCAGGAGAAGATCCATTTTCTCGAACAGTATCAAAATGCGATTAACGAAGGGACCGCTATCTGCCGCTTTCTGGAGGACGGAACGATACTCAAAACCGACAGCCGTTTCGATGAGATTTTCGGATACGAGAAACGTGAGCTGGTGCGTCGCTCTTTTTACCAACTCTGTCCCAATATAGAAAAGAAACTTCGTCTAAAAATCAAGGAAACGGTCCAAAAGCGTACTGTATTGAGAAGCAGGATTCGCTGCCAGGATAAAGAGAACATCATCCATGTGGCCGATTCTGTTTTTATTCCGATTTATAAAGTCAATGGGAAAATCGAGGAGATTATAAGTATACACAACGATATCACCGATATTATAAAGCTCAACGAAGAGATCAAAAATACGCAAAAAGAGCTTCTTTATATTCTCGGAGAGGTGGCGGAAAGCCGATCACAGGAGACGGGGTATCATGTCAAGAGGGTTGCGGAATACAGCCGGATATTGGGACGGCTCGCCGGTTTGAGCGATGAAGAGGTCGACCTGTTGGGGATCGTCGCTCCGATGCACGATGTCGGCAAGATCGCGATTCCGGATGCGATACTGCTCAAACCCGGAAAACTGGATGCCGAAGAGCGTGCCATCATGCAGACACATGCATCGATCGGCGGTGAACTCTTTGGCCATTCGGAACGCCCTTTTATGAAGGCGGCGCGTATCGTCGCGCTGGAACATCATGAAAATTACGACGGCAGCGGGTACCCAATGGGGAAGAAGGGGCGAGAGATCCACATTTTTGGCCGAATCGTGGCGATAGCGGATGTATTTGATGCCTTGAGTATGGACCGTGTCTATAAAAAAGGGTGGCCGATCGAAGAGATAGTCGCTTTTTTGAAAGAGGAGAGGGGGAGAAAGTTCGATCCCCATCTGATCGACCTCTTTTTGAAACATCTGGAGCTCTTTCTTGCAGTACGCGACAAACAGAAGGATATTTTTTGA
- a CDS encoding RecB-like helicase, whose translation MQRLYALSASAGSGKTFALVARYLALLFTGAKPSEILAITFTNKAAGEMRERLLGSLRDMPEAMAQEVAKMSELTPEAIEAKRPEIFRAFLQSDLKVMTIDKFVHQVLRKFCWYAGLQSDFTVEAQPRDAFFERFLEELDEGRYRDLIDFARFEAQKRQNIADFFELLYEKEKELPPTAFRVEPYDEEAAMRWAFKIKEFVLSGNFSATAKGMMQFENLREVVEKGWFGRESLNYRTFSRGFVEEMDVWLHNLYRETACYYERKEQFFLARMFGLYDAYRRSKQNHLKRTGKLHFKDIEHLVYELLRQRAFTDFLYFRLDARIGHILFDEFQDTSVTQYRIFEPIIEEIAASENGRTFFYVGDTKQSIYRFRGGQKALFHHVAERFGIPVGYLETNYRSKATIVDFVNRTFPYVQPPQKAHKAGGYVEVAEAAEVLESMGDALQRLFDAGAADEQIAVLVHDNKEILQVGDAIAERFGKPIATHKRAKVAQQPSAKALIELMRLIYAKQKGMEGALHRLNFLSLIGRPYDETFSPDIPLQRPAAMIKAAMERYKLFDEAAMKLLEFAIPLHDLNEFVYEIGNYEEELPPKEVAGINVLTIHKSKGLEFEHLIVLDRLGRSRNDTSPVIFDYEGIELKAVRMKFKKRELIDETFKTVADKEKRLAAEDSMNKIYVAFTRAKNSLFVIKKPKNSVFDFLELPPQTIGRLETETMHHLPSIHQTPLTLNVRDYGRQEVAPPLETYKANDFEAIFLGLGVHYLFETGDEEAFLNRYGALCDKSKALALAEAGEANLEYRMLTEGKKIHELPYVYQGKPGIVDLFVDQGDRGVIIDYKTTTPHDMQNYMQQLRRYKEALQRLMPKFKEIEAYLYFLDRLELVRLEG comes from the coding sequence ATGCAACGGCTCTATGCACTCAGCGCCAGTGCGGGCAGCGGCAAGACCTTCGCACTGGTGGCGCGTTACCTCGCGCTTCTGTTTACGGGGGCGAAGCCCTCCGAAATTCTGGCCATCACCTTTACCAACAAAGCAGCGGGCGAGATGCGCGAACGGCTGTTGGGCTCCCTGCGGGATATGCCCGAGGCTATGGCGCAGGAGGTGGCGAAGATGAGCGAGCTGACTCCCGAAGCCATCGAGGCGAAGCGGCCGGAGATTTTCCGTGCCTTTTTGCAGAGCGACCTGAAGGTGATGACGATCGACAAGTTTGTCCATCAGGTGCTGAGAAAGTTCTGCTGGTATGCGGGGCTTCAGAGTGACTTTACCGTGGAGGCACAGCCAAGAGATGCCTTTTTCGAGCGCTTTTTGGAGGAGCTGGACGAGGGGCGCTACCGCGACCTGATCGATTTCGCCCGTTTCGAGGCGCAGAAACGGCAAAACATCGCCGATTTTTTCGAGCTTCTATACGAAAAAGAGAAAGAGCTGCCGCCCACGGCGTTTCGTGTGGAGCCCTACGACGAAGAGGCGGCGATGCGGTGGGCGTTCAAGATCAAGGAGTTCGTCCTGAGCGGCAACTTCAGTGCGACTGCCAAAGGGATGATGCAGTTCGAGAATCTTCGCGAGGTGGTCGAAAAGGGGTGGTTCGGCAGAGAATCGCTCAACTACCGCACCTTCTCCAGGGGGTTTGTGGAGGAGATGGATGTATGGCTCCACAACCTCTACCGCGAAACGGCCTGCTATTACGAAAGAAAAGAGCAGTTCTTTCTGGCACGTATGTTTGGCCTCTACGACGCCTACCGCCGGAGCAAACAGAACCACCTCAAGCGCACCGGCAAACTCCACTTCAAAGATATCGAGCATCTGGTCTACGAACTGCTGCGCCAGAGAGCGTTTACCGACTTTCTCTATTTCCGCCTCGATGCGCGGATCGGGCACATCCTCTTCGACGAGTTTCAGGACACTTCGGTGACGCAGTATCGGATCTTCGAGCCGATCATCGAAGAGATCGCCGCGAGCGAGAACGGCCGCACCTTCTTCTACGTCGGCGACACGAAGCAGTCGATCTACCGCTTTCGCGGCGGGCAGAAGGCGCTTTTCCACCATGTCGCCGAGCGGTTCGGCATACCGGTCGGATACCTCGAGACCAACTACCGCTCCAAAGCGACGATCGTCGATTTCGTCAACCGCACTTTCCCCTATGTACAGCCGCCACAGAAAGCCCACAAAGCGGGGGGCTACGTGGAGGTGGCCGAAGCGGCCGAGGTGCTCGAGAGTATGGGAGATGCGCTACAGCGGCTCTTCGACGCGGGTGCGGCGGACGAGCAGATCGCCGTGCTGGTGCACGACAACAAAGAGATCCTGCAGGTGGGCGACGCTATCGCCGAGCGTTTCGGCAAGCCCATCGCCACCCACAAGCGGGCCAAAGTGGCCCAGCAGCCGAGTGCCAAGGCGCTCATCGAGCTGATGCGGCTTATCTACGCGAAGCAGAAAGGAATGGAAGGGGCGCTGCACCGTCTCAACTTCCTCTCGCTCATCGGCCGCCCCTACGACGAAACCTTCAGCCCCGATATCCCATTGCAGCGCCCCGCCGCGATGATCAAAGCGGCGATGGAGCGCTACAAGCTCTTCGACGAGGCGGCGATGAAACTGCTGGAGTTTGCGATACCGCTGCACGACCTGAACGAATTCGTCTACGAGATCGGGAACTACGAAGAGGAGCTGCCGCCCAAAGAGGTTGCGGGCATCAACGTCCTGACGATTCACAAATCCAAAGGGCTCGAGTTCGAACATCTCATCGTCCTCGACCGCCTGGGGCGCAGCCGTAACGATACGTCGCCTGTTATTTTCGACTACGAGGGGATCGAACTCAAGGCGGTGCGGATGAAGTTCAAGAAGCGTGAACTGATCGACGAAACCTTCAAAACCGTTGCCGACAAAGAGAAGCGGCTGGCTGCAGAAGACAGCATGAACAAAATCTATGTCGCCTTCACCCGTGCCAAAAACAGCCTCTTCGTCATCAAAAAACCCAAAAATTCCGTTTTCGACTTCCTGGAACTTCCTCCACAAACCATCGGCCGACTCGAAACCGAAACTATGCATCATCTACCCTCCATCCACCAGACTCCCTTGACGCTGAATGTCAGAGATTACGGCCGTCAGGAGGTCGCACCACCGCTCGAAACCTACAAAGCGAACGACTTCGAGGCGATCTTTCTGGGGCTCGGTGTCCACTACCTCTTCGAAACCGGAGACGAAGAGGCCTTTTTGAACCGCTACGGAGCGCTGTGCGACAAATCCAAAGCACTGGCACTGGCCGAAGCGGGTGAGGCGAACCTGGAGTATAGGATGCTCACCGAAGGCAAAAAGATCCATGAACTCCCCTATGTCTACCAAGGCAAGCCGGGGATCGTCGATCTTTTTGTCGACCAGGGGGATCGCGGCGTCATCATCGATTACAAAACCACGACGCCGCACGATATGCAAAATTATATGCAACAGCTGCGGCGCTACAAAGAGGCACTGCAACGTTTGATGCCTAAATTCAAGGAGATCGAGGCCTATCTCTACTTCCTCGACAGGCTGGAGTTGGTGAGGTTAGAAGGTTAG
- the amrS gene encoding AmmeMemoRadiSam system radical SAM enzyme has translation MVADAWLSKELKDQKVLCLACGHACKLEPGEYGKCGVRVNENGKLKSTVYGLAAAVHVDPVEKKPLFHFLPSSDVFSIGTVGCNFCCKFCQNWEISQHPQTHNHEVFGRELLPEKIVELAIESGSKSVAYTYNEPIVYFEYTYDTAKLAKEKGLKNIYVTSGFETRKAIDELAPYIDAMNIDIKFYDDESYQKISCARLKPVLEAIKYAHEKGIWIETTTLVIPGVNDSDEELRAIAKFQAELDPDMPWHISRFHPDYKMLDVPPTPIETLVRAYEIGKEEGLNYIYVGNYPDADRESTYCPKCGFKVIERQGYIGERVVNHLDEEGTCPKCGHHIAGVWK, from the coding sequence ATGGTAGCCGATGCATGGCTTTCGAAAGAGTTGAAAGATCAAAAAGTTCTCTGTCTGGCGTGTGGCCACGCCTGTAAACTCGAACCGGGTGAATACGGCAAATGCGGTGTCCGGGTCAATGAAAATGGAAAGCTCAAATCGACGGTCTATGGTTTGGCGGCTGCGGTGCATGTCGATCCGGTCGAAAAGAAACCGCTTTTTCATTTCCTGCCAAGTTCCGATGTATTCTCGATCGGGACGGTCGGATGCAACTTCTGCTGCAAGTTCTGCCAGAACTGGGAGATCAGCCAGCATCCGCAGACGCACAATCACGAGGTTTTCGGCCGTGAACTTCTTCCAGAAAAGATTGTCGAACTCGCCATCGAGAGCGGTTCGAAGTCGGTCGCCTATACCTACAACGAACCGATCGTCTATTTCGAGTACACTTACGATACGGCGAAACTCGCCAAAGAGAAGGGGCTGAAAAATATCTACGTCACCAGCGGTTTCGAGACACGAAAAGCGATCGACGAACTCGCCCCCTATATCGATGCGATGAATATCGACATAAAATTCTACGACGACGAGAGTTATCAGAAGATCAGCTGTGCCCGCCTCAAGCCGGTGCTGGAGGCGATCAAATACGCCCATGAAAAAGGGATCTGGATCGAAACGACGACCCTGGTCATCCCCGGTGTCAACGACAGCGACGAAGAGCTGCGGGCCATCGCGAAGTTCCAGGCCGAACTCGACCCGGATATGCCATGGCACATCTCCCGATTCCACCCCGACTACAAGATGCTCGATGTTCCTCCAACACCCATAGAGACGCTGGTCCGCGCCTACGAGATCGGAAAGGAAGAGGGACTCAACTATATCTATGTCGGGAACTATCCCGATGCCGACAGGGAGTCGACCTACTGTCCAAAATGCGGATTCAAAGTGATCGAGCGGCAGGGGTATATCGGTGAACGCGTCGTCAACCATCTGGACGAAGAGGGAACGTGTCCCAAGTGCGGTCACCACATCGCGGGCGTCTGGAAATAG
- a CDS encoding chorismate mutase yields MEIKTCDTLEELRTEVDKVDEKIVELIAVRNHYIKQAAKFKHTVDEIKADERIEDILNHVRHKALTLGVSPNMVADLYRQMIDAMVETEIAEFRNKGSF; encoded by the coding sequence ATGGAAATCAAAACGTGTGATACATTGGAAGAACTGCGCACAGAGGTCGATAAAGTCGATGAGAAGATCGTCGAGTTGATCGCCGTGCGTAACCACTACATCAAGCAGGCAGCGAAGTTCAAGCATACGGTCGACGAGATCAAGGCGGACGAGCGGATCGAGGATATTTTAAACCATGTGCGTCATAAGGCATTGACACTCGGCGTCTCTCCCAACATGGTCGCCGATCTGTACAGACAGATGATCGATGCGATGGTCGAAACGGAGATCGCCGAATTTCGCAACAAAGGCTCTTTTTAA
- a CDS encoding SO_0444 family Cu/Zn efflux transporter encodes MDLFFAFSMALWELTGAMAPFILFGLFFAGLLHELVPGDFVQKHLGRDNVVSVIKSTFFGIPLPVCSCGVIPLAAAIKKEGASRGSVLSFLISTPITGVDSILATFGMFGWIFTLYRVVTSVVIAFVAGILTNFYGEKEEKAVAKPLFSEAAPEALQGAAFVAIQPQESGSCGCDDVCAERKTKRFSMKEAMRYGFVTLMGDIAKPLLWGLLIGAAITVAIPENFGEWLADYSWLGYFIVILIAVPMYVCATASLPIAASLVLGGVSLGAAFVFLSAGPATNTVTMGVVKKMLGPRSLAIYLATIIIGSLLFGLGLDLFFDSFQIDPRSVVHLEEEGGWVAISSSLVLWALIVWFVAQPLFRKQSCCSQGSCCEK; translated from the coding sequence ATGGATCTTTTTTTCGCTTTTTCGATGGCGCTTTGGGAATTGACGGGTGCCATGGCACCCTTTATACTCTTCGGACTCTTTTTCGCAGGCCTGTTGCATGAACTGGTCCCCGGCGATTTCGTTCAAAAACATTTGGGGCGTGACAATGTCGTATCCGTCATCAAGTCGACGTTTTTCGGGATTCCTCTGCCTGTCTGCTCGTGCGGGGTCATACCGCTGGCGGCGGCAATTAAAAAAGAGGGGGCGAGCCGGGGTTCGGTGCTCAGTTTTCTTATCTCGACACCGATTACCGGGGTCGATTCGATTTTGGCGACATTCGGAATGTTCGGCTGGATTTTTACACTATATCGGGTCGTTACATCGGTCGTCATTGCCTTCGTTGCCGGAATTTTGACCAATTTTTACGGGGAAAAAGAGGAGAAAGCAGTGGCAAAACCTCTCTTTTCGGAAGCTGCACCTGAAGCATTGCAGGGGGCTGCTTTTGTCGCGATCCAACCGCAAGAAAGCGGCTCATGCGGCTGTGATGATGTGTGTGCCGAAAGGAAAACGAAGCGCTTTTCGATGAAAGAGGCGATGCGCTACGGTTTTGTGACTCTGATGGGCGATATCGCCAAGCCACTCCTGTGGGGGCTTCTGATCGGTGCGGCGATTACCGTGGCGATTCCGGAAAACTTTGGAGAGTGGCTTGCGGACTATAGTTGGCTGGGATATTTTATCGTTATTCTCATCGCCGTACCGATGTATGTGTGTGCTACCGCGAGCCTTCCCATTGCCGCTTCGTTGGTACTTGGCGGTGTAAGTCTTGGAGCGGCCTTCGTCTTTTTGAGTGCTGGGCCGGCGACCAACACCGTGACGATGGGAGTGGTCAAAAAGATGCTTGGCCCCCGTTCACTCGCGATCTATCTTGCGACAATCATCATCGGGTCGCTGCTGTTCGGCCTCGGGCTCGATCTCTTTTTCGATTCGTTTCAGATCGATCCGCGTTCTGTCGTCCATCTTGAAGAGGAGGGCGGCTGGGTGGCGATCTCCTCTTCGCTTGTGCTGTGGGCATTGATCGTCTGGTTCGTTGCGCAACCGCTGTTTCGTAAACAGAGCTGTTGCAGCCAAGGGAGTTGTTGTGAAAAATAG
- a CDS encoding diguanylate cyclase, whose amino-acid sequence MQEFQKLPIKVVYVEDDEIIRRKISSHLQKHVDILYTARDGEEGLRLFLENDPDAIVTDFMMPNMNGLEMIKKIKTKKPETPIFVTTAFDDTLYLTDAIKLGITQYISKSSEPDKLVETIRDFFKSMYHTFLTLEFSEEGTILSISDTFAKLLGFHKDELLSRPIERVFNPLHDTDHSLLLKRLSQANGNEHIHAIFRKKDGSEIVMNGSTTSATDPEHGKKFITQWHPIDCIIRSNKQIRERLEKEFYIKSLMKFHAEISQKIISSRSIEEFLQDVVNRLGEIDPEVASFITIQKASWLEPGFFPTGTSIDFERLIPEPIDLAKKGNEFRYLPFFLCAKHNQIVFIDDISHLAQSPLKEILSKESIVTVISIPMKIQSKKQAAGVLSLLFSRYHTFDKEELDLWQSVTDTVTFGMESIQAKLERDALIMKLDRLAHTDKLTGSLNRHRGIEILEHEIARAKRYGHTFSVIFFDIDHFKRINDTYGHTIGDNVLIKAVKAIKNSLRSTDSIIRWGGEEFLIILPETPLSDTIQIARKLREQIESRNGNIPVPITASFGAAEWESALTLDTLISKADSKMYEAKRLGRNRIAY is encoded by the coding sequence TTGCAGGAATTTCAAAAGCTACCTATCAAAGTGGTCTATGTCGAAGATGATGAGATCATCCGTCGAAAGATCTCTTCCCACCTCCAGAAACATGTCGACATACTCTATACGGCTCGCGATGGAGAAGAGGGTCTTCGACTCTTTCTGGAAAACGACCCCGATGCGATCGTGACCGATTTCATGATGCCCAACATGAACGGTCTCGAAATGATCAAAAAGATCAAAACGAAAAAGCCCGAAACACCGATTTTCGTCACGACAGCGTTCGATGACACACTCTATCTCACCGATGCCATCAAACTCGGAATCACCCAATATATCTCCAAAAGCTCTGAACCGGACAAGCTCGTCGAAACGATCCGGGACTTTTTCAAAAGTATGTATCATACATTTTTGACATTGGAGTTTTCGGAAGAAGGCACTATTCTCTCCATAAGCGACACTTTTGCAAAACTCCTCGGGTTCCATAAAGATGAGTTGCTTTCCCGACCGATAGAGAGAGTGTTCAACCCTCTGCACGACACCGATCATTCTCTTTTGCTCAAACGGCTGTCTCAAGCGAACGGAAACGAACATATTCATGCCATTTTTAGAAAGAAAGATGGATCGGAAATCGTCATGAACGGTTCTACCACCAGTGCAACAGATCCGGAACATGGCAAAAAGTTCATCACACAATGGCACCCGATCGATTGTATTATCCGTTCCAACAAACAGATCAGGGAGAGGCTCGAAAAAGAATTTTACATAAAATCTCTGATGAAATTTCATGCGGAAATCAGTCAGAAAATCATCTCTTCACGCAGTATCGAAGAGTTTTTGCAAGATGTTGTCAACAGGCTCGGTGAGATCGATCCGGAGGTCGCCAGTTTCATCACGATTCAAAAAGCCTCTTGGCTGGAGCCAGGTTTTTTTCCTACAGGAACTTCAATCGATTTCGAAAGGCTGATACCCGAGCCTATCGATCTTGCAAAAAAAGGGAACGAGTTCCGCTACCTTCCCTTTTTTCTTTGCGCAAAACACAATCAGATAGTTTTCATTGACGATATCTCCCATCTGGCGCAATCGCCGCTCAAAGAGATACTCTCAAAAGAGAGTATCGTCACCGTCATCTCCATACCGATGAAAATCCAATCGAAAAAGCAAGCAGCGGGTGTCTTGTCTCTTCTGTTCAGCCGATACCACACATTCGACAAAGAGGAGCTGGATCTATGGCAGAGCGTCACCGATACCGTCACCTTCGGCATGGAATCGATCCAGGCGAAACTCGAACGCGATGCACTGATCATGAAACTCGACAGGCTTGCACATACCGATAAACTGACCGGAAGCCTCAACCGCCACAGAGGTATCGAGATTCTCGAGCACGAGATCGCCCGGGCCAAACGCTACGGCCACACCTTTTCCGTCATCTTTTTCGATATAGACCATTTCAAGCGAATCAACGATACCTATGGTCATACGATCGGGGACAACGTTTTGATCAAAGCTGTAAAAGCCATCAAAAACTCTCTTCGATCGACCGATTCCATCATTCGATGGGGAGGTGAAGAGTTTCTGATTATCCTGCCGGAGACACCGCTCTCAGATACCATCCAAATCGCCCGAAAACTTCGGGAACAGATCGAAAGCAGAAACGGCAACATTCCCGTTCCCATCACCGCAAGTTTCGGTGCTGCGGAATGGGAGTCCGCGCTAACGCTCGATACACTCATCTCGAAAGCCGATTCCAAAATGTACGAAGCCAAAAGGCTGGGTCGAAACCGTATCGCCTATTAG
- the recQ gene encoding DNA helicase RecQ, with translation MSNKTVDVLKEIFGHTGFRPLQKEAVDTTLQNRDLLMILPTGGGKSLCYQLPALLKKGVTVVVSPLLALMHDQVRALKMQGIAAEMIGSMQTPQEIGEIVTRLRNGELKLLYVAPERFSAYGFLDLLKSIPIASFVIDEAHCVSEWGHEFREDYRRLHLLKEQFPNVPVSAFTATATSQVEADIVRQLGLKSPVRLRGSVYRENLLVRAEPRIGDGKRQLSEFLERFEGESGIVYTFTRNSAETVAAYLQKSGIKAMAYHAGLPKEERQAAYRAFVHDEAAVIVATVAFGMGIDKSNIRYVVHMSMPKTLENYYQEIGRAGRDGLPSETLLLYSAADAAQRASLIEGLEEGGYRQSAFDKLEKMVGYCRSESCRHLQLADYFGESMDACGTKCDNCTAPTHEQRDITIEARKLLSAIYRTSQRFGKNHIIELLRGSENRKILQFGHERLSVYGIGKELTKAQWEVVTERLQELGALARGEHRNFTITEIGAEILKGGASVSIKASRLDVQEKRKRTQKADMGETGDFDREIFDELRRVRKAIADENQVPAYIVFGDKTLKEMAAKLPRTKEQMLEISGIGEVKFSRFGEPFLERCRELAERVPVQEA, from the coding sequence TTGTCGAATAAAACGGTTGACGTGTTAAAAGAGATTTTCGGACATACCGGGTTTCGGCCTCTGCAGAAAGAGGCGGTCGATACGACGCTGCAAAACCGAGATCTGCTGATGATCCTTCCCACTGGCGGCGGCAAGTCGCTCTGCTATCAGCTTCCCGCACTTCTCAAGAAGGGGGTGACAGTGGTCGTCTCTCCGCTTCTGGCACTGATGCACGACCAGGTGCGTGCATTGAAAATGCAAGGCATCGCTGCGGAGATGATCGGCTCGATGCAGACGCCGCAAGAGATCGGCGAGATCGTCACACGACTTCGTAACGGTGAACTGAAACTTCTCTACGTGGCGCCCGAGCGTTTTTCGGCCTACGGGTTTCTGGATCTTCTCAAATCGATCCCCATCGCGTCGTTTGTCATCGACGAAGCGCACTGTGTGAGTGAGTGGGGTCACGAATTTCGCGAAGATTACCGGCGTCTGCATCTGCTCAAGGAGCAGTTCCCGAACGTTCCCGTCTCCGCATTCACCGCGACGGCGACATCTCAGGTAGAGGCGGACATCGTCCGCCAGCTCGGGCTGAAGAGTCCCGTGCGGCTTCGCGGATCGGTCTACCGGGAGAATCTTCTGGTGCGTGCCGAACCGCGCATTGGCGATGGGAAGCGTCAGCTGTCGGAGTTTCTGGAGCGTTTTGAAGGTGAAAGCGGCATTGTCTACACCTTTACCCGCAACAGTGCCGAAACAGTGGCGGCCTATCTTCAAAAAAGCGGCATCAAAGCGATGGCCTACCATGCAGGTTTGCCAAAAGAGGAGCGTCAGGCGGCGTATCGTGCCTTTGTCCACGACGAAGCCGCCGTCATCGTGGCGACTGTGGCATTTGGCATGGGAATCGACAAATCGAATATCCGTTACGTCGTCCATATGAGTATGCCCAAGACGCTTGAAAACTACTACCAGGAGATCGGCCGGGCGGGGCGTGACGGACTGCCGAGCGAAACACTATTGCTCTATAGCGCCGCCGATGCCGCGCAGCGCGCCTCGTTGATCGAAGGACTGGAAGAGGGAGGCTACAGGCAGAGCGCTTTCGATAAACTCGAAAAGATGGTCGGCTACTGCCGCAGCGAGTCGTGCCGTCACCTGCAGCTGGCCGATTATTTCGGCGAATCGATGGATGCGTGTGGTACGAAGTGCGACAACTGTACGGCACCAACGCACGAACAGCGCGACATCACGATCGAAGCGCGTAAACTTCTTTCCGCGATCTACCGGACTTCCCAGCGGTTTGGGAAAAACCACATCATAGAGCTGCTGCGCGGGAGCGAAAACCGGAAGATACTTCAATTCGGGCACGAGCGCCTTTCTGTCTATGGGATCGGCAAGGAGCTGACGAAGGCGCAATGGGAGGTCGTGACGGAGCGGCTTCAGGAGCTTGGTGCGCTTGCACGGGGCGAACACCGAAACTTCACGATCACCGAAATCGGGGCAGAGATTCTCAAGGGGGGCGCATCGGTTTCGATCAAGGCGTCGCGTTTGGACGTGCAGGAGAAGAGAAAACGGACGCAAAAGGCGGATATGGGGGAAACGGGCGATTTCGATCGTGAAATTTTCGATGAATTGCGCAGAGTACGCAAAGCGATCGCAGACGAGAACCAGGTGCCCGCCTATATCGTCTTTGGCGATAAAACGCTTAAAGAGATGGCAGCAAAGCTCCCGCGAACGAAAGAACAGATGTTGGAGATAAGCGGTATCGGAGAGGTGAAGTTTTCCCGTTTCGGAGAGCCATTTTTGGAGCGTTGCCGCGAACTTGCCGAGCGGGTGCCCGTGCAGGAAGCGTAA